From the genome of Streptomyces sp. NBC_00659, one region includes:
- a CDS encoding Rieske (2Fe-2S) protein — protein MTSESLHSAQTPARRTVVAAVGAAGLAVALTACGADDKASDNVGSDNGAAGNAAGTELAKTSDIPEGGGKVFADKGVVVTQPTAGTFKAFSSKCTHQGCAVKGIANGVITCPCHNSEFSATDGSVKKGPATTGLAATAITVDGDAIKLA, from the coding sequence ATGACCAGCGAATCGCTTCACTCCGCGCAGACACCGGCCCGGCGCACCGTCGTGGCGGCGGTCGGCGCGGCAGGGCTCGCCGTCGCGCTGACCGCGTGCGGGGCGGACGACAAGGCCTCCGACAACGTGGGCTCCGACAACGGCGCCGCCGGGAACGCGGCCGGTACGGAACTCGCCAAGACCAGCGACATCCCGGAGGGCGGGGGCAAGGTCTTCGCCGACAAGGGGGTCGTGGTGACCCAGCCGACGGCGGGCACGTTCAAGGCCTTCTCGTCCAAGTGCACCCATCAGGGCTGTGCGGTCAAGGGCATCGCGAACGGTGTCATCACCTGCCCCTGCCACAACAGCGAGTTCTCCGCCACCGACGGCAGTGTGAAGAAGGGGCCCGCGACAACCGGACTGGCCGCCACGGCCATCACCGTCGACGGGGACGCCATCAAGCTCGCCTGA
- a CDS encoding cysteine hydrolase, protein MPSFEHLSELLDPAGTVLLTVECQQGVVGPDSALPELAQEARSSGALGRIARLVGAAHESGVQVIHAVAERRPDGRGANRNARLFRAAERLPVRQLTGTTAVRIAPPVEVAEEDFVVRRLHGLSPISGTDVDPLLRNLGCRTLVVTGVSANIAVPNAVFDAVNRGYTVVVPADAIAGVPSEYTPAMVRNTLALVATITTTDDVLACFERRR, encoded by the coding sequence ATGCCGTCGTTCGAGCACCTCAGTGAACTCCTCGACCCCGCCGGCACGGTACTGCTCACCGTGGAGTGCCAGCAGGGCGTCGTGGGCCCGGACAGCGCGCTGCCCGAACTCGCCCAGGAGGCGAGGTCGTCCGGAGCGCTCGGCCGGATCGCCCGGCTGGTGGGCGCCGCGCACGAGAGCGGGGTGCAGGTGATCCACGCGGTCGCCGAGCGCCGTCCGGACGGCCGCGGCGCCAACCGCAACGCCCGGCTTTTCCGGGCCGCCGAACGACTGCCCGTGCGGCAGCTGACCGGCACGACGGCCGTGCGGATCGCGCCGCCCGTCGAGGTCGCCGAGGAGGACTTCGTCGTACGCCGGCTGCACGGTCTGTCGCCGATCTCGGGCACCGACGTCGACCCGCTGCTGCGCAACCTGGGCTGCCGCACCCTCGTGGTGACCGGAGTCTCGGCCAACATCGCCGTTCCCAACGCCGTGTTCGACGCCGTGAACCGCGGCTACACCGTCGTCGTTCCCGCGGACGCCATCGCGGGGGTGCCCTCCGAGTACACCCCCGCGATGGTCCGGAACACGCTCGCGCTGGTCGCCACCATCACGACCACCGACGACGTGCTCGCCTGCTTCGAGCGACGACGCTGA
- a CDS encoding pyridoxamine 5'-phosphate oxidase family protein: MTVTQRRGRKIMMTPGELDEFLTTQRTCRVASVSKDGVPHVSALWFTWDGTSLWLYSVVRSKRWVQLRNDPRVAVVIDSGEEYGELRGVELSGTVEFVGEFPRTGELCAELDVPETLFARKNFGLEEMPHDGRHAWMRLTPAAIASWDFRKLPPL, from the coding sequence ATGACCGTCACGCAGCGCAGGGGCCGGAAGATCATGATGACTCCCGGTGAACTGGACGAGTTTCTCACCACCCAGCGCACCTGCCGTGTCGCCTCCGTGTCGAAGGACGGAGTCCCCCATGTGAGTGCCCTCTGGTTCACCTGGGACGGCACCTCGTTGTGGCTGTACTCGGTGGTGCGCAGCAAGCGCTGGGTGCAGCTGCGGAACGACCCTCGGGTCGCGGTGGTGATCGACTCCGGTGAGGAGTACGGGGAATTGCGGGGTGTCGAGCTGTCCGGCACGGTGGAGTTCGTCGGCGAGTTCCCGCGCACGGGGGAACTGTGCGCCGAACTCGACGTCCCGGAGACGCTGTTCGCCCGCAAGAACTTCGGCCTGGAGGAGATGCCGCACGACGGCCGGCACGCGTGGATGCGACTGACCCCGGCGGCGATCGCCTCGTGGGACTTCCGCAAGCTCCCCCCGCTGTAG
- a CDS encoding LysR family transcriptional regulator, whose amino-acid sequence MLNLERLRTLDALARHGSVSGAAEGLHVTTSAVSQQMSKLEREVGQQLLARNGRGVRLTDAGRLLAEHAARILSQVELAQSDLEAQRGQVAGELRLSAFPTAARGLFPAALAELRAEHPALRVRSSELEPEAGVAGVVRGDLDLAVVLDWYNKPMPLPDGLVKASILDDPADVAMPAGHRLAGRDEVDLGDFADDEWITWAEGEFCHEWLMFTLRSQGVEPRIGHRAGETHTQLGLVAAGLGVCVAPLLGRRPMPEGVVTVPVRQRVRRHVYVVWRADADRRPSIRAAVDALRRAGAAVE is encoded by the coding sequence ATGTTGAATCTGGAGCGACTGCGCACCCTCGACGCCCTCGCCCGGCACGGCTCGGTGAGCGGCGCCGCCGAGGGGCTGCACGTGACCACTTCCGCCGTCTCCCAGCAGATGTCGAAGCTGGAGCGCGAGGTGGGACAGCAGCTGCTCGCCAGGAACGGCCGGGGAGTGCGTCTGACCGACGCCGGGCGGCTCCTCGCCGAGCACGCGGCCCGCATCCTGTCCCAGGTCGAGCTCGCCCAGTCCGACCTGGAGGCACAGCGCGGTCAGGTGGCCGGCGAGCTGAGACTGTCCGCGTTCCCGACCGCGGCGCGCGGACTGTTCCCGGCGGCGCTCGCGGAACTGCGTGCCGAGCACCCGGCACTGCGGGTGCGCTCCAGCGAGCTGGAGCCGGAGGCCGGGGTCGCGGGAGTGGTGCGCGGGGACCTGGACCTCGCGGTCGTGCTCGACTGGTACAACAAGCCGATGCCCCTGCCCGACGGACTGGTGAAGGCGTCGATCCTCGACGACCCCGCCGATGTGGCGATGCCGGCCGGCCATCGGCTCGCCGGCCGCGACGAGGTGGACCTCGGGGACTTCGCCGACGACGAGTGGATCACCTGGGCGGAGGGCGAGTTCTGCCACGAATGGCTGATGTTCACGCTGCGCTCCCAGGGCGTCGAGCCGCGCATCGGACACCGCGCCGGGGAGACGCACACCCAACTCGGACTCGTCGCCGCGGGGCTGGGCGTGTGCGTGGCTCCGCTCCTCGGTCGCCGTCCGATGCCCGAGGGGGTCGTCACGGTGCCGGTCCGGCAGCGTGTGCGCCGCCATGTCTACGTCGTGTGGCGGGCCGACGCCGACCGCCGGCCCTCGATCAGGGCGGCGGTGGACGCCTTGCGCAGGGCCGGAGCGGCCGTCGAGTAG
- a CDS encoding DMT family transporter translates to MSTVASPRPVTPNGVAPRRRTALDWRIRFGVLSLIWGFSFLLIKVGTDGYAPFQVTLGRLLFGSVVLVAAMAVKRERLPRGARTWGHLAVAALLLNALPFSLFAYSELTIPSTLAGICNATSPLWGMALSLVALSEDRPTRRRVAGLGIGFLGVLTVLGVWQGFHGLDATGTAMALLASLSYPVGWIYVRRTLAGTGHSHLSMTGAQLLLATAQLAFVTPLFTTFPSQVAWVPLLAIAALGALGTGLAMLLQYGIVAEVGPTTAQMVTYFIPVIATAAGVAILGESLAWSTPVGAVIVLAGAALTQAKPRH, encoded by the coding sequence ATGAGCACCGTCGCCTCTCCCCGCCCCGTCACGCCGAACGGCGTCGCACCCCGCCGCCGCACCGCCCTCGACTGGCGGATCCGCTTCGGCGTCCTGTCGCTGATCTGGGGCTTCAGCTTCCTGCTCATCAAGGTCGGCACCGACGGGTACGCGCCGTTCCAGGTCACCTTGGGCCGGCTGCTGTTCGGAAGCGTGGTGCTCGTGGCGGCGATGGCGGTGAAGCGGGAGCGGCTGCCGCGCGGGGCGCGGACATGGGGGCACCTCGCGGTCGCGGCTCTCCTGCTGAACGCGCTGCCGTTCTCCCTCTTCGCCTACTCCGAGCTGACGATCCCGTCCACGCTCGCGGGCATCTGCAACGCGACGTCGCCGCTGTGGGGCATGGCCCTGTCCCTGGTCGCCCTCTCCGAGGACAGGCCGACCCGGCGCAGAGTGGCCGGTCTCGGCATCGGCTTCCTCGGCGTCCTGACGGTTCTCGGTGTCTGGCAGGGCTTCCACGGCCTGGACGCCACGGGCACGGCGATGGCGCTGCTGGCGTCGCTGAGCTACCCGGTCGGCTGGATATACGTCCGCCGGACCCTCGCGGGCACCGGCCACTCGCATCTGTCGATGACCGGCGCCCAACTGCTCCTGGCCACCGCCCAACTGGCTTTCGTCACCCCGCTGTTCACCACGTTCCCGAGCCAGGTCGCATGGGTGCCGCTGCTCGCGATCGCGGCCCTGGGCGCGCTCGGCACCGGTCTGGCCATGCTCCTCCAGTACGGCATCGTCGCCGAGGTCGGCCCGACGACGGCCCAGATGGTCACGTACTTCATCCCGGTCATCGCCACCGCGGCCGGTGTCGCGATCCTCGGCGAGTCGCTTGCCTGGTCGACGCCGGTCGGCGCGGTGATCGTCCTCGCGGGCGCGGCCCTGACCCAGGCGAAGCCGCGCCACTGA
- a CDS encoding aminotransferase class I/II-fold pyridoxal phosphate-dependent enzyme, translating into MLGEYRIEGRRAAEIAADVERAVGAGELEPGQLLPPMRELAEELGVNPNTVAAAYRTLRERGVIETDGRRGSRVRPKPATTGREHLRVEAPEGVRDLGEGNPDPALLPALSEAFAVAARQSDRDPVQYGQDAVEPELERLARAGLAADGVPEGPVVVTSGSLDAIERVLMAHLRPGDTVAVEDPGWGSLFDLLPALGLRTAGVGVDDEGPLPADVRRALAAGARALIVTDRAQNPTGAAVTAARASDLRSVLRAYPRTLLIEDDHGHRIVDLPLHPLAGITHNWAFVRSVAKAYGPDLRLAVLTGDPVTVDRVHGRQRLGPGWVSRLLQKAVVHLWTSGAVEAGAVAAAYGARRDMLIDALRERGVEARGRSGMNVWIPVPDETGAVSRLLHSGWAVAPGARFRMSSPPGIRITVSTLRPEDAGPLADAVASAVGPAPARRYV; encoded by the coding sequence GTGCTAGGAGAGTATCGGATCGAAGGGCGTCGCGCAGCAGAGATTGCCGCCGACGTCGAGCGGGCGGTCGGAGCGGGGGAGCTGGAGCCGGGGCAACTCCTGCCGCCCATGAGAGAGCTGGCGGAGGAACTGGGGGTCAACCCGAATACGGTCGCGGCGGCCTATCGCACGCTGCGTGAACGCGGGGTCATCGAGACCGACGGCCGCCGGGGCAGCCGGGTGCGCCCGAAGCCGGCCACCACGGGCCGGGAACACCTGCGCGTCGAGGCGCCCGAGGGTGTGCGGGACCTGGGCGAGGGCAATCCCGATCCGGCCTTGCTGCCGGCACTCTCCGAGGCCTTCGCGGTGGCGGCCCGGCAGTCGGACCGTGACCCCGTGCAGTACGGGCAGGACGCCGTCGAGCCGGAGCTGGAGCGCCTCGCCCGCGCCGGGCTCGCCGCGGACGGGGTGCCCGAGGGGCCCGTCGTCGTCACCTCCGGATCGCTCGACGCGATCGAGCGTGTCCTGATGGCCCATCTCAGGCCCGGCGACACCGTGGCCGTCGAGGACCCCGGCTGGGGCAGCCTGTTCGACCTGCTACCCGCGCTGGGGCTGCGTACGGCCGGGGTCGGTGTCGACGACGAGGGCCCGCTTCCCGCCGACGTACGGCGCGCGCTGGCGGCAGGGGCGCGGGCCCTGATCGTCACCGACCGGGCGCAGAACCCCACCGGCGCCGCGGTCACCGCCGCCCGCGCGAGTGACCTGCGCTCGGTGCTCCGCGCGTACCCGCGGACCCTGCTCATCGAGGACGACCACGGCCATCGGATCGTCGACCTGCCATTGCATCCGCTCGCCGGAATCACACACAACTGGGCTTTCGTGCGTTCCGTCGCCAAGGCGTACGGGCCCGATCTCCGGCTCGCCGTACTCACCGGGGACCCCGTCACGGTCGACCGTGTGCACGGGCGGCAGCGGCTCGGCCCCGGCTGGGTGAGCCGGCTGCTCCAGAAGGCCGTGGTCCACCTGTGGACCTCCGGCGCGGTCGAGGCGGGGGCCGTGGCGGCGGCCTACGGGGCACGCCGCGACATGCTGATCGACGCTCTGCGGGAACGCGGTGTCGAAGCGCGCGGGCGCAGCGGGATGAACGTCTGGATCCCCGTTCCGGACGAGACCGGGGCCGTCTCCCGGCTGCTGCACAGCGGATGGGCGGTCGCTCCCGGCGCCCGCTTCCGGATGAGCTCGCCGCCGGGTATCCGGATCACTGTCTCGACGCTTCGGCCCGAGGACGCCGGGCCGCTCGCGGACGCCGTCGCGTCGGCGGTGGGACCGGCCCCCGCCCGCCGTTACGTCTGA
- a CDS encoding pyridoxamine 5'-phosphate oxidase family protein, with translation MSETSTQQPRTTASVAYTPTDRTVPTRSKERASYDRERVHAILDEGYICHLGFVRDGAPVVLPTLYARVGERLYVHGSTGSRPLRMTSRTDPGLAVCLTVSHVDGLVLARSAFHHSLNYRSVVVHGIAHQVTDPEEKRLALDALVDHAVPGRSADSRPANAKELAATAVISLDLDEVSAKLRTGGPNDDPEDLSLPYWTGVVPLAKGYGVPVPADTLAPGIELPDYLKAL, from the coding sequence ATGTCGGAGACGAGCACCCAGCAGCCGAGGACGACGGCGTCCGTCGCCTACACCCCGACCGACCGCACTGTTCCCACCCGATCCAAGGAACGCGCCTCGTACGACCGGGAACGGGTGCACGCGATACTCGACGAGGGGTACATCTGCCATCTCGGGTTCGTCCGTGACGGCGCGCCCGTCGTCCTGCCCACGCTGTACGCACGGGTCGGCGAGCGGCTCTACGTGCACGGATCGACGGGTTCACGGCCCCTGCGCATGACGAGCCGCACTGATCCCGGACTGGCCGTCTGCCTCACCGTGAGCCATGTCGACGGACTCGTGCTGGCCCGCTCGGCCTTCCATCACTCGCTCAACTACCGCTCCGTGGTCGTGCACGGCATCGCCCACCAGGTGACGGACCCCGAGGAGAAGCGCCTGGCGCTGGACGCGCTGGTCGACCACGCCGTCCCCGGCCGCTCGGCCGACTCCCGTCCCGCCAACGCCAAGGAACTCGCCGCCACGGCCGTGATCAGCCTGGATCTCGACGAGGTCTCCGCCAAGCTGCGCACCGGCGGCCCGAACGACGATCCCGAGGACCTCTCGCTTCCTTACTGGACCGGCGTGGTCCCGCTGGCCAAGGGGTACGGCGTCCCGGTCCCGGCGGACACCCTGGCACCGGGCATCGAACTGCCCGACTACCTGAAGGCCCTGTGA
- a CDS encoding DMT family transporter, giving the protein MSNTAVGLPVGRGLLYLIVAGAAWGTAGAAASLVYRASDMGPVALSFWRCAGGLALLLAVRLRRGPGLRPRRLPDRRGARPAGRELRGPKVLRIGLTGLGLALFQTAYFAAVEATGLAVATVVTLGAGPVLIAVGARLTMGERLGRGGCAAVVGALSGLGVLVLGGGDATVRPWGVLLAVLSAAGYSAMTLLTRWWGRDGRVDGSSTTVWAFAVTTVCLLPLGLAEGLIPHTAQPVHLLALLAYIAAVPTALAYALFFAGAAVVRSAAVSVIMLLEPVCAAVLAVGLLGERLTPATLIGTLLMLGSVAGLAVAEARAAGAERLAVPQEALLV; this is encoded by the coding sequence GTGTCGAACACCGCTGTCGGCCTGCCCGTCGGGCGAGGCCTGCTCTATCTGATCGTCGCCGGTGCCGCCTGGGGCACCGCGGGCGCCGCCGCGTCACTGGTCTACCGGGCCAGTGACATGGGGCCGGTCGCCCTCTCCTTCTGGCGCTGCGCGGGCGGACTCGCCCTGCTGCTCGCCGTACGCCTGCGCCGTGGCCCGGGCCTTCGCCCGCGCCGTCTCCCCGACCGGCGAGGGGCCCGCCCCGCCGGGCGGGAACTCCGCGGCCCCAAGGTGCTGCGCATCGGTCTGACCGGCCTCGGGCTGGCTCTCTTCCAGACCGCCTACTTCGCCGCCGTCGAGGCGACGGGCCTGGCGGTGGCGACGGTGGTCACCCTGGGCGCGGGGCCCGTTCTCATCGCGGTCGGCGCCCGGCTGACCATGGGGGAGCGTCTCGGCCGGGGCGGGTGCGCCGCCGTCGTCGGAGCACTGAGCGGACTCGGCGTGCTGGTCCTGGGCGGCGGGGACGCCACCGTGCGCCCCTGGGGTGTCCTGCTCGCGGTGCTCTCCGCGGCCGGATACTCCGCGATGACGCTGCTCACCCGGTGGTGGGGGCGCGACGGCCGCGTCGACGGGTCGAGCACGACGGTGTGGGCGTTCGCCGTCACGACCGTGTGCCTGCTGCCGCTCGGGCTCGCCGAGGGGCTGATCCCGCACACCGCCCAGCCTGTTCACCTGCTGGCGCTGCTGGCCTACATCGCCGCGGTCCCCACGGCCCTGGCCTACGCGCTCTTCTTCGCGGGCGCAGCCGTCGTCCGCTCCGCCGCCGTGTCCGTGATCATGCTCCTGGAGCCGGTCTGCGCGGCTGTGCTCGCCGTCGGGCTGCTCGGCGAGCGGCTCACCCCGGCGACACTCATCGGCACCCTGCTGATGCTCGGCTCGGTCGCCGGACTCGCGGTGGCGGAGGCGCGCGCCGCGGGCGCCGAACGGCTCGCGGTGCCCCAGGAGGCGCTTCTCGTGTGA
- a CDS encoding EamA family transporter yields the protein MPVHTSQGSQGNHGRGVGLGLALVSAVAFGGSGVAAKPLIEAGLDPLHVVWLRVAGAALVMLPLAVRHRALVKRRPALLAGFGLLGVAGVQACYFAAISRIPVGVALLVEYLAPALVLGWVRFVQRRPVTRAAALGVVLAAGGLACVVEVWSGLGFDALGLLLALGAACCQVGYFVLSDQGSDAGDEAPDPLGVIAYGLLVGTLVLTAVARPWTMRWSVLGGSADMDGTSVPASLLLGWIVLVATVVAYATGVLSVRRLSPQVAGVVACLEAVIATVLAWVLLGEHLSAPQIAGGAVVLLGAFIAQSSAPAKSSQEPVARGTSETGRELSANGTAV from the coding sequence GTGCCGGTGCATACGTCTCAGGGCAGTCAGGGCAACCACGGAAGAGGCGTCGGTCTGGGCCTGGCGCTCGTGTCGGCGGTCGCTTTCGGCGGATCGGGTGTCGCGGCCAAGCCGCTGATCGAGGCAGGTCTCGACCCGCTCCACGTGGTGTGGCTGAGGGTCGCCGGTGCCGCCCTCGTCATGCTGCCGCTCGCCGTGCGGCACCGGGCGCTGGTCAAGCGGCGCCCCGCGCTGCTCGCCGGGTTCGGACTGCTCGGCGTGGCCGGTGTCCAGGCCTGCTATTTCGCCGCGATATCCCGTATCCCCGTGGGCGTCGCCCTCCTCGTGGAGTACCTCGCCCCCGCGCTGGTTCTCGGCTGGGTGCGCTTCGTGCAGCGCCGGCCTGTCACACGTGCCGCGGCTCTCGGAGTCGTCCTCGCGGCCGGCGGACTCGCCTGCGTGGTGGAGGTGTGGTCGGGGCTCGGCTTCGATGCCCTCGGACTGCTGCTCGCGCTGGGCGCCGCCTGCTGCCAGGTCGGCTACTTCGTCCTGTCCGACCAGGGCAGCGACGCGGGCGACGAGGCACCTGACCCGCTGGGCGTGATCGCGTACGGGCTCCTCGTCGGCACCCTCGTGCTGACCGCGGTCGCGCGTCCCTGGACCATGCGGTGGTCCGTTCTCGGGGGCAGCGCGGACATGGACGGGACGTCCGTGCCCGCCTCGCTGCTCCTCGGCTGGATCGTCCTCGTCGCCACCGTCGTCGCCTACGCCACCGGTGTCCTCTCCGTGCGCAGGCTCTCCCCGCAGGTCGCGGGCGTGGTGGCGTGTCTCGAAGCGGTGATCGCCACGGTCCTGGCGTGGGTGCTGCTGGGTGAACACCTCTCGGCGCCCCAGATCGCCGGCGGAGCGGTGGTCCTGCTCGGCGCGTTCATCGCGCAGTCCTCGGCACCGGCGAAGTCCTCGCAGGAGCCGGTCGCGCGGGGGACGAGCGAGACCGGACGAGAGTTGTCGGCCAACGGAACGGCCGTCTAA
- a CDS encoding Clp protease N-terminal domain-containing protein: protein MELVPPRIPQQSATASGPKHVGVEAGPGAELAPVVSGARRRALRDGDRQIDTAHLLHSLLESDPEVCAVFEGGPQLARLLGYLVQRSIGYGLRWQSAVENSGAGPVAAGGNNWSPVAAGAMGEAYERAVLRGDERARGLDLLTALVADPRSRAVEVLERAGVDVPRLLERVESGYVERVEGGHGGRVQSGRGERVGREGAG from the coding sequence ATGGAGCTTGTGCCGCCCCGCATTCCCCAGCAGTCCGCCACCGCGAGCGGACCGAAGCATGTCGGCGTCGAGGCTGGACCAGGCGCAGAGCTGGCCCCGGTGGTCTCCGGCGCGCGCAGAAGAGCGCTGCGTGACGGGGACCGGCAGATCGACACGGCTCATCTGCTGCACTCGCTGCTGGAAAGCGACCCCGAGGTATGTGCCGTCTTCGAGGGCGGGCCGCAGCTCGCCCGGCTGCTCGGCTACCTCGTGCAGCGCAGCATCGGATACGGACTCCGCTGGCAGAGCGCCGTCGAGAACTCGGGCGCCGGACCGGTGGCGGCCGGAGGCAACAACTGGTCCCCGGTGGCGGCCGGTGCCATGGGGGAGGCGTACGAGCGTGCGGTGCTGCGGGGCGACGAGCGGGCCCGTGGTCTCGACCTGCTCACGGCGCTCGTCGCCGATCCCCGGTCGCGGGCCGTCGAGGTTCTCGAACGGGCCGGTGTCGATGTCCCGCGGCTGCTGGAACGCGTCGAGAGCGGATACGTGGAGCGCGTCGAGGGCGGTCATGGGGGGCGGGTCCAGAGCGGACGTGGGGAGCGCGTCGGCCGGGAAGGCGCCGGCTGA
- a CDS encoding type II toxin-antitoxin system Rv0910 family toxin has product MAEVSAEARIEAPAEKIWSQLTDWSAYGEWNATHTNFPQGGPEKLEVGGTFAENMKLMGFPAEVTWTIEELEPGRTLAIRGKGPMSVNVTTRYTLTPDGDATSVRIDGEFTGAAVSLMAGKLKDSATAALDESLRKLAGLVT; this is encoded by the coding sequence ATGGCCGAAGTCAGCGCGGAAGCACGGATCGAGGCGCCCGCCGAGAAGATCTGGTCCCAGCTCACCGACTGGTCCGCCTACGGCGAGTGGAACGCGACGCACACCAACTTCCCCCAGGGCGGCCCGGAAAAGCTCGAGGTGGGCGGCACCTTCGCGGAGAACATGAAGCTCATGGGCTTCCCGGCCGAGGTCACCTGGACCATCGAGGAACTGGAGCCCGGCCGCACCCTGGCCATCCGCGGCAAGGGTCCGATGTCGGTGAACGTCACCACCCGCTACACGCTCACCCCCGACGGCGACGCCACCTCGGTGCGCATCGACGGGGAGTTCACGGGTGCGGCCGTCTCGCTGATGGCCGGCAAGCTCAAGGACTCGGCGACGGCCGCCCTCGACGAGTCGCTGCGCAAACTGGCCGGGCTGGTGACCTGA
- a CDS encoding PadR family transcriptional regulator: MRSRGEDFGYEHGHGHGHHGGPGHRGRGGFEGLRGAFGPFGPGGPGGGPGGPGFGFGGPGFGPGPWGGRGGRGGPRGRARRGDVRASILALLKDRSMHGYEMIQEIAERSGGAWKPSPGSVYPTLQLLEDEGLITSEAEGGKKLFSLTESGRSAADEGPDAPWEEAGRGVDWETLHEIRQAGFGLMEAFGQVWKTGSKGQRDKALAVINEARKKLYLILADED, encoded by the coding sequence ATGCGTTCCCGTGGAGAAGACTTCGGATACGAGCACGGACACGGACATGGACACCACGGCGGACCCGGCCATCGGGGTCGGGGCGGCTTCGAGGGGCTGCGGGGGGCTTTCGGTCCCTTCGGGCCGGGTGGTCCCGGTGGCGGCCCTGGTGGTCCCGGTTTCGGCTTCGGCGGGCCCGGCTTCGGACCGGGCCCCTGGGGCGGGCGCGGCGGCCGGGGCGGACCGCGGGGCAGGGCGCGGCGCGGCGACGTACGCGCGTCGATCCTCGCCCTGCTCAAGGACCGGTCCATGCACGGTTACGAGATGATCCAGGAGATCGCCGAGCGCAGCGGCGGGGCGTGGAAGCCCAGCCCGGGTTCGGTGTACCCGACCCTTCAGCTGCTGGAGGACGAGGGCCTGATCACCAGTGAGGCCGAGGGCGGCAAGAAGCTGTTCTCGCTCACCGAGTCGGGCCGCAGCGCGGCCGACGAGGGTCCCGACGCGCCGTGGGAAGAGGCCGGGCGCGGGGTCGACTGGGAGACGCTGCACGAGATCCGGCAGGCCGGGTTCGGTCTTATGGAGGCCTTCGGCCAGGTCTGGAAGACCGGCAGCAAGGGCCAGCGCGACAAGGCGCTGGCGGTCATCAACGAAGCCCGCAAGAAGCTGTACTTGATCCTCGCCGACGAGGACTGA
- a CDS encoding PhzF family phenazine biosynthesis protein yields the protein MRIRIVDAFTDRPFAGNPAGVLLLDSFPGDAWLQSVATEVNHAETAFTHRLPEGGEADWALRWFTPATEVALCGHATLAAAHVLTTTGAHQGPVRFATRSGVLVATPETDGSITLDFPTAPLTPVETPDGVAGALGAEPLRTLDTGPNTGDLLVEVADEKTVRALAPDHKALARYSERGIIATARAEDPSRGYDFVSRCFFPNVGIDEDPVTGSAHTALAPFWSDRLGRPALTGLQASPRSGLVRTEVRGDRTLLSGHAVTVIEGDLLA from the coding sequence ATGCGGATTCGTATCGTCGACGCCTTCACCGACCGCCCCTTCGCCGGCAACCCGGCAGGGGTCCTCCTCCTCGACTCCTTCCCCGGCGATGCCTGGCTCCAGAGCGTGGCCACGGAGGTCAACCACGCGGAGACGGCATTCACCCACCGCCTGCCGGAGGGCGGCGAGGCCGACTGGGCGCTGCGCTGGTTCACCCCCGCCACCGAGGTCGCCCTGTGCGGACACGCGACCCTCGCGGCAGCACACGTCCTCACCACCACCGGCGCCCATCAGGGCCCGGTGCGCTTCGCCACGCGCAGCGGTGTCCTCGTCGCCACCCCGGAAACCGACGGCTCGATCACCCTCGACTTTCCGACCGCGCCCCTCACCCCGGTCGAGACCCCCGACGGTGTCGCCGGGGCGCTCGGCGCCGAGCCGCTCCGCACCCTCGACACCGGCCCGAACACCGGTGACCTGCTGGTCGAGGTCGCCGACGAGAAGACGGTCCGCGCCCTCGCCCCGGACCACAAGGCGCTCGCCCGCTACTCCGAGCGCGGCATCATCGCGACCGCCCGCGCCGAAGACCCGTCACGCGGCTACGACTTCGTCTCCCGCTGCTTCTTCCCGAACGTCGGCATCGACGAGGACCCGGTCACCGGCAGCGCCCACACGGCCCTGGCCCCGTTCTGGTCGGATCGCCTCGGCCGCCCCGCCCTCACCGGTCTGCAGGCCTCACCCCGCTCCGGCCTGGTCCGCACCGAAGTGCGCGGCGACCGCACGCTGCTCTCGGGCCACGCGGTCACGGTCATCGAGGGCGACCTGCTCGCCTAG